Below is a genomic region from Drosophila kikkawai strain 14028-0561.14 chromosome X, DkikHiC1v2, whole genome shotgun sequence.
CTTGGGGCTACCGCTTTTGCTGCAATGCAATGTTTGCATAAAGTAAATGCCATTATACAAGCAAGTTGCGCTGTAAATTCACTTCAAATGTACAAAAGCACTCGCCCTGAAAGCCGTAAAGTATGCGATATGACAGCGCAGAAAGGATGCGAGCCGGGGAATCCTTGGCGGGTGTGATAAAGCACCAACACACCAGACTCACTGTGTTGCatttcttgtatattttttattttaatttaatttgtgaatgttttttatttgaattaaagtTTGGAGAAAAGTAAAAGGGAATTTGAAAAAGGAATTTCTAAAAGTTTGAGGTCCTGTGACTCAGAAACTTCTACTAAAATGTATCTAAAACTCTATTAGAACCTTcctttctttataaatatttataattaagttaaatatGTATTCACCACCAAAACAtctacttttatttaatttgtttcaaATTGTGATTCCCATTATCAgcttattttcaataaaatcaaattatgcCTTACATTAtgtacttaaattaattacttgGCCGTCATAAATGAACTTATTTCatcatttttttgttcaattaTAACGACAGactcttgtttttttggtttgaaacTCAGTCAGCTGTAAAATGAATTAACCATTGGCTTATGATTTCTGTAATTAAATCAATATGTTTATCCtctcaacaaaaaaattaaatgtaatccGTAATGATTTAACTAATGGTTAAAGTGTggcattatttaataaaacataagctttaaatttaatacaaaattaaatgattttttataattatcacaaaaataggaaatatgaaaaatacttGGGACtcttaaaattaacaaaattataagaaaacttATTANaataaatatagaaaattaagaaaattaaagataaacctttaaaaataataaaaaaaaattaaataaataaagaaaataaagaaaattaaaagaaacccataaaaaaaataaatattaaaaaaaatatatatatttaaaaaaatttatatattaaaataaatatagaaaattaaggaaacttaaaaaaataaaaatacaagaaatatagaaaattaagaaattaagaaattcAAAGTTAAacctctttaaaaaaaaatatttaaattaattttaaaaaatccaaaatattcACAAAGTAATTACAAATACTTCCAGCTTTATCCCACTCTACCTAACACTTAAACTATAACTGATTCTTTCGCTTCCTGCCCGGCCTCACCGCATACAGGTCATCGGAGAGCAGTCTGCCCGCcctcgtggccgccaggagcCTTCGCTCATGGACCTTCCTGTGCTTGGTCAGATGATCCGATCGGGCAAAGCACTTGGAGCAGTAATCACACTTGTAGGGCTTCACCCCGGAGTGGGAACGTCGGTGCCGGGCCAGCTCATCGGAGCGGGAAAACCGCCAGCTGCAGTCCGGCCAGCTGCAGGGATAGGGCTTCTCGCCCAGATGCCGGCGCAGATGGGCCTTGAGGTGGGCGGGCTTGGCATAGATCTTTTCACAGTCGCCAAAGGTGCACAGGTAACCCCTTTCACCGGCGGCATTCAGACCCAGTTGGGGGGCAGCACTGGCAGACGACTCCTCTGGCGGTGATAatggtggcggtggtggccCTGCCAGTCTGAGATTACTATTACTCTCCTCCAGGAAATCCACACAGTTATCCGTGCACAAGGGCGTTCGTTCGGGCAAAAAGTCCACCAGTTCGGGTATCTCCACATAGTTGTCCAGCAGCCGCTGTTCCCAGTCACTCAGATCCGGCGGACACACCGAAGACAAGTCATTGAAGTCTATAAACAAGGAGTGATCCATCTCCTCCGCCAGAACATCACTGccattagtattattattgttgttattattgttgctgttcAGGGTGATGATGCCATAGTAGTCCGACTCCTCCAGGTGATGGCAATCGGGCACAAAACTGGCATCCGGATAGGTGCACTCGAAACCGCAGCCACTGGGATCGTCGTCTGGCAGCCCGGCCAGTATGGCCAGCGGCTCCTGCTCATCGTCCAGATCGCTGTAGAGCTGCTGGAAGCCGCCGGTTGCAAAGAAGTCCATGATGCAAATGATCCGAGTCCGGGCGAGTgtccaaatatttataatattcccGGACAACAGCGATATCTGTGGAGTAGAGACACGATCCAAACAATCACTCGATTCCACTGATTCGAGGCGAGAATCGGATGGGCTCCTTGGGGAATAATTAGCCGTGGCTTATCTAAACCGCTGCCGGCTTCATTAGTCCGTTGGAGATACGTCAGTCCGGCCTGGTCTCCGCCAGATGTTGCCATTGATCCGAGAGCAGCGGCAACACATGTGCGAGGTCTTTTTCGGCGAACGATCCGAATCGGTGTCTCCGAGTGGCACGGCTCCAGATGGAGCCAAGGGTTAAGCccggctgcggcggcaccttgCTCTCGCttctctgtttttgttttgctcgcCGGACAATCAACACAGATTTGTTGTTAATTAATGACGAACTAGAGATGCCCAGGGGATATATGCAccaatatatgtgtatatatatccGATGTTTTCTGTGTCAAGTGAGCCGCAGATAGTACGGCTGCTGGCGGGGGAATTCATTTCAGAGTCCAGCCATTAGCAAGTATTTCTCTATCTGCATGGCAACGAAAGCATTAGCCTATCGCTgggtaattattattaataaatattattgtttatgcAGTAAtcagagtttttttttcgtgggATTTATAAGAGGAAGAGTTTAATTTATGGAGATGAAATTGAAGTAAAAtgatgaaatatatatttttttaaattaaataaattcatgtaagttataaatttaaatttaaatacatatatgagATGtactaaaatttaataaaattatgtttaattaataacaagaaggaaagctaactttggccagccaaagtttgtatacccttgcaggtaacagttaaaatatatcataactaagccaaaaatgcattagtTTCGATTTGGAaaacagttttgtgttagtttttattaatttaaaaaaactgcaaaccaaatttaaaattttaagaaatcaaaatttttggccatttttgcaaattttaatgatgtaaccccttatcaaatttcgcaaaaatggccaaaaaatcgatttcttccggacatgtctagaaagattcgcatgttaatgctgatcaagaatatatatagtttatggggtcggaaatgattccttgactaagaaaaatattattttgtattttaaaatctgatttttatacccttgcagggtattataatttcagtcagaagtttgcaacgcagtgaaggagacgtttccgaccctataaagtatatatattcttgatcagcatcaacagccgagtcgatctagccatgtccgtctgtccgtctgtccgtctgtccgtctgtccgtctgtccgtctgtctgtctgtctgtttctacgcaaactagtccctcagttttaaagctatctgaatgaaactttgcatatagtcttctatatactctcactgctatatatgtcggaacgggccggatcggacgactatatcatatagctgccatacaaatgtacgatacatttctagaaaaaaatttataactttgctgtttttcaaaaattttgctccattttttagatatggccattttatattatttctgaattttggtaaaaaatttatgcaaatcggccgactacatcatatagctgccataggaacgatcgagaaataaataggaaaaaaattatagcttcgttgtttttcatcgtatgtttatctactctgagatataagctttttttattattctagaattttggtataaatttcataaaaatccgacaactatatcatacagctgccatataaacgatctgtaaatgtagagaaaatgtaaagctgggaatgtaaaactgtaactgtcaaactgtaaacataataagtataggtaaaatgtaatgaaactctgtttttgtaagtgttttcagcatttaaatctataatataaacataaaaaccaatctgcaagggtatacaaacttcggcgtgccgaagttagcttcctttcttgtttatattaaaaaatatcataactcggccaaaaatgcattaattttaaatcggaaaactgttctgtgttagtttttatgaggctaacaaatctgcatacttagttggaaaaattaattttggtcaaaaattgagaattttaatgatcaaATTATCAAATTATCAAATTTTcgaaaaatggctcaaaatttgatttccctcaaacatggcttaaacgattcTCCTTtcaatgctgatcaagaatatatatggtttatggggtcggaaatgactccttcacttaaaaaaatattattttgcattataaaatcggattttgtatatttaaaaacttcttgatttttttaaattaaaaatatcataactcggccaaaagagcattaattttaaatcggaaaactgttctgtgcaagattttctacagttaataaatctacatacttaatttaaaaattttcaaaattcaattttttatcaaaatcaaaaattttaatgatgatcaaaatttatggccatttttgctaattttaatgatgttaccccttatcaagtttcgcaaaaatggccaaaaaatcgatttcttcctgacatgtctagaaagattcccctgttgatgctgatcaagaatatatatactttatagggtccgAAACGtctctgactgaaattataataccctgcaagggtataaaaaggctTATTTTTGGATAAAGTATTAGTATTTATATGgaaataagttttaaatagtgaaataaatcaaaaaatccCTTGTTGCCTTAggatattaattaaataaataaaaaaaatattaaataaataaaaaaaagttaataaattaataaaaaaaaattattaaataaatataacaaatatttccaGACTTGtattctttttatataaatgtaattataattttttatgcaaTAATAAGAGCtttttttgtggaatttttaagagaaagagtttaattttaaaaaattaaattaaaataagctgaaatatattttaaaacaaatattttcatacTAGTTTCTcacttgtatattttttgtatattttttcagtttatCTTTTCCCCTTTCTCTAGCTGTCTGTACCATTTTATAACACTTTCTTACCCCCCTCCTTGATCCTTACTCCTTGGTCTATGTCTCTGTTCCGGCAGCCCTTTTTTGGCTGGCAGCCCTTTggaaattaacataaatttaacGTGCGGCTGGCGTTTAAATTTACTTTCGCCTAATGAAATAATCAGCAGCTGTAAATCCTTATGGGCTGTAATGCCTCTGCCCCTCCCCTTTCCCTGAGTTCTTTGGCGGCCTACGCGTTTTACGCTAATTGatattgcaaaaatcaaaggcTGCGCGCGAGCATTAAAAGGATTTAGAGGGGGGATATCAACTGGTCGGGGCTTGCGGCGGGCTCCTGAATTTTGAACTCTGACTCTCTGGGAGCTCTCTGAATCTGGCAATTTGTAATTACGAGTATTGCGACTCTGATTTCTctacataaataaacatatatacgGAGccaagcagcaacagcaacagcaactttGTGGAGTGGAG
It encodes:
- the Klf15 gene encoding Krueppel-like factor 6; this encodes MDFFATGGFQQLYSDLDDEQEPLAILAGLPDDDPSGCGFECTYPDASFVPDCHHLEESDYYGIITLNSNNNNNNNNTNGSDVLAEEMDHSLFIDFNDLSSVCPPDLSDWEQRLLDNYVEIPELVDFLPERTPLCTDNCVDFLEESNSNLRLAGPPPPPLSPPEESSASAAPQLGLNAAGERGYLCTFGDCEKIYAKPAHLKAHLRRHLGEKPYPCSWPDCSWRFSRSDELARHRRSHSGVKPYKCDYCSKCFARSDHLTKHRKVHERRLLAATRAGRLLSDDLYAVRPGRKRKNQL